One part of the Arachidicoccus terrestris genome encodes these proteins:
- a CDS encoding sugar phosphate isomerase/epimerase family protein yields the protein MLCKKQIRWALLLLTGMILQTGYVKAQSGQPDIYPMAVGFSFPLSKINDSSMARIKSVGIDCIEIAGISALVDKQTHLRYSDDQLRQMALKAKKAADKAGVKIWSIHMGYGSHIDLSERDESKRQKTITFHKKVLDMCEVLRPQIILFHPSWYLGLHERQQRTDQLIKSCKELLPIIEKQGATMVVENMLGFELQKDEKYERPLCRTVEETKRIFSRLPAAIGSAIDMNHIKNPEKLILAMGGRLKTLHVADGNGKQENHYLPCSGKGENNWNAILGALYTVRYRGPFMFECHYKDISELPACYNTLYEDYQASIKH from the coding sequence ATGCTGTGTAAAAAACAAATAAGATGGGCCCTCCTGCTGCTCACGGGGATGATTTTACAAACGGGATATGTAAAAGCACAATCCGGCCAACCGGATATCTATCCCATGGCGGTGGGTTTCTCTTTTCCCCTATCGAAAATAAACGATAGTTCAATGGCCAGGATAAAATCGGTCGGAATTGACTGTATTGAAATCGCGGGTATCAGTGCATTGGTAGATAAGCAGACCCATCTGCGGTACAGTGATGATCAGTTGCGCCAAATGGCCCTAAAGGCCAAAAAAGCCGCTGATAAGGCAGGCGTTAAAATATGGTCCATTCACATGGGATACGGGAGCCATATAGATTTATCGGAAAGAGATGAAAGCAAACGCCAAAAAACGATCACCTTCCATAAAAAAGTACTGGATATGTGCGAGGTATTACGACCACAAATTATCTTGTTTCATCCCAGCTGGTATCTGGGGCTCCATGAGCGCCAGCAGCGGACAGACCAACTGATCAAGTCCTGCAAGGAGCTCTTACCCATCATCGAAAAACAGGGCGCTACCATGGTCGTGGAGAATATGCTGGGATTTGAGTTGCAGAAAGACGAAAAATATGAGCGGCCCCTTTGCAGAACGGTGGAAGAAACAAAACGTATCTTCTCAAGACTGCCGGCAGCCATCGGTTCCGCTATTGACATGAATCATATCAAAAACCCGGAAAAGCTTATCCTAGCCATGGGTGGCCGGCTTAAGACACTACATGTCGCAGATGGTAACGGCAAACAGGAAAATCACTACCTTCCCTGCTCCGGCAAAGGAGAAAATAACTGGAATGCGATTTTAGGTGCATTATATACTGTTCGTTACCGTGGGCCGTTTATGTTTGAATGTCACTATAAAGATATCAGTGAGCTTCCCGCGTGCTATAACACACTTTATGAAGACTATCAGGCTTCTATAAAGCACTAA
- a CDS encoding RagB/SusD family nutrient uptake outer membrane protein — MKILNITIYLLLASMLLGACNKDYLNTVPKDRLDATKFFNTAKDLEVYTNGFYTQLPDYHLYDASYGESSDDIVPLIAPDRIKGTRIVPVASGSGDWSWSNLRTINYFLTHYQKCPDEAAKLRYGAVARFFRAYFYYDKVRKFGDVPWYNKVLNADDEDLFKPRDSRQLIMDSIVADLDFAIANLPGEVKINEITKYTALALKSRVCLFEGTFRKYHGIADWENLLKAAAEASGKLMTESPYKLYTDGGADKSYRDLFARNDQTSVETILAKDYNPDFGRHTLGYLMTSPTSGSWGMAQDLVNTYLMKDGSRFTDKAGYDKMTFYDVMQNRDPRLTQSTAGPDFMVYGTTTPEPVSLNATTTGYRIIKALPGKDQWSSSSSYNDIIIFRLGEILLNYAEAKAELGTLTQQDLDQSINLLRDRVGLPHLNLSMANANPDGYLAAMYPNVNKGANKGVILEIRRERRVELFNEGFRWDDLMRWKEGKKLEKPMVGLYFPQLGAYDFTGDGKADVYVYSGDKSGAPATVTSFIDIKQRPLTDGQSGNMNPFDYQVHFDENKDYLQPIPLEDLKLNTNLDQNPGWDE, encoded by the coding sequence ATGAAAATTTTAAATATAACCATATACCTCCTTCTCGCCAGTATGCTTCTTGGCGCCTGCAATAAGGACTACCTCAATACGGTACCAAAAGACCGGCTGGACGCCACCAAATTCTTTAATACGGCGAAAGATCTGGAAGTATACACCAATGGCTTCTATACACAGTTGCCCGATTATCATTTATATGATGCCTCCTATGGCGAATCTTCTGATGATATTGTTCCACTCATTGCCCCGGACCGAATCAAAGGCACGCGCATTGTTCCCGTTGCAAGCGGTTCCGGTGACTGGTCCTGGTCCAACTTGCGTACCATCAATTATTTTCTGACGCACTATCAAAAATGCCCTGACGAGGCCGCTAAGCTCCGGTATGGAGCCGTCGCCCGGTTCTTCAGGGCTTATTTCTATTATGATAAAGTCCGTAAATTTGGAGATGTACCCTGGTATAACAAAGTGTTGAATGCAGATGACGAGGACTTGTTTAAACCCAGGGACTCCCGCCAACTGATCATGGACTCTATTGTGGCTGATCTGGACTTTGCGATCGCCAATTTACCGGGCGAAGTCAAAATCAATGAGATCACGAAGTATACAGCACTCGCGTTGAAATCAAGGGTTTGCCTTTTTGAAGGTACCTTCCGCAAATATCATGGAATAGCCGACTGGGAGAATTTGTTAAAAGCTGCTGCAGAAGCCTCAGGCAAGCTTATGACAGAAAGTCCCTACAAGCTATATACTGATGGCGGGGCAGACAAATCCTACAGGGATCTTTTTGCCCGAAACGACCAGACCAGCGTAGAAACGATCCTGGCTAAAGATTATAACCCTGATTTTGGCCGCCACACATTAGGCTATCTGATGACCTCACCCACCTCCGGTTCATGGGGAATGGCCCAAGACCTGGTCAATACCTACTTGATGAAAGATGGATCCAGGTTTACCGACAAGGCCGGTTATGATAAAATGACCTTCTATGATGTCATGCAAAACCGGGATCCACGGCTCACCCAGAGTACGGCAGGCCCCGATTTTATGGTCTATGGAACCACTACACCGGAGCCTGTGAGCCTAAACGCCACCACTACCGGTTACCGGATCATCAAAGCGCTTCCGGGGAAAGACCAGTGGTCATCTTCTTCCAGTTATAATGATATCATTATATTCAGATTGGGTGAAATACTGCTCAATTATGCAGAAGCGAAAGCAGAGCTGGGTACGCTGACCCAACAGGATCTGGATCAGTCCATTAACCTGTTAAGAGACCGGGTAGGCTTACCTCACCTCAACCTCTCAATGGCCAATGCGAATCCCGACGGCTATCTGGCTGCCATGTACCCGAATGTCAATAAAGGCGCCAATAAAGGTGTCATACTGGAAATCAGAAGAGAGAGAAGAGTTGAGCTTTTTAATGAAGGTTTCAGATGGGATGATCTGATGCGCTGGAAGGAGGGCAAAAAACTGGAAAAGCCGATGGTGGGCCTTTACTTTCCGCAGTTAGGGGCTTATGATTTTACAGGAGACGGGAAAGCCGATGTCTATGTATATAGCGGTGATAAATCAGGCGCTCCCGCCACTGTCACTTCCTTCATTGACATTAAGCAAAGGCCGCTTACAGATGGTCAGTCCGGTAATATGAACCCTTTCGACTATCAAGTGCATTTCGATGAGAACAAGGATTATCTCCAGCCCATACCACTAGAGGATCTGAAATTAAACACCAACCTGGATCAGAATCCCGGCTGGGACGAATAG
- a CDS encoding dipeptidase, with translation MFTIDAHLDLAMNAMEWNRDLRLRVDEIRESEKGLTDLPDRSKGTVSFPALRKGNIGIVVATQIARFVKKGSTLPGWHSPEQAWAQTQGQLAWYREMERIGELKAITDIKSLEEVVSLWQSGVSTAQLPIGYIRSLEGADSLVTLDHLHHAYQDGLRAVGPAHYGPGRYAFGTDSSASLTEAGKALLYEMDGLGMILDVTHLCDKAFWDAMDIYQGPVWASHNNCRSLVDHNRQFSDEMIQALIDRGAVIGGALDAWMMVPGWQRGVSDPNEMNCSLHTLFQHMDHICQLAGNADHIGIGSDLDGAFGKEQSPYDLEDISDLGKLPEIFAGAGYTAADIQKIMHGNWLQFLRHALH, from the coding sequence ATGTTCACGATAGATGCCCATCTGGATCTGGCAATGAATGCCATGGAGTGGAACCGGGATCTCCGTTTAAGGGTCGATGAGATCAGGGAGTCGGAAAAGGGATTGACCGATCTTCCTGACAGGTCAAAAGGGACGGTGAGTTTTCCGGCGCTACGCAAAGGCAACATCGGTATCGTAGTGGCCACTCAGATTGCCCGTTTTGTAAAAAAAGGGAGTACACTCCCCGGATGGCACTCTCCCGAACAAGCTTGGGCCCAGACGCAGGGGCAACTGGCCTGGTACCGGGAGATGGAACGCATAGGAGAGCTTAAAGCGATTACGGACATAAAGAGCCTGGAAGAAGTGGTGAGCTTATGGCAAAGCGGTGTAAGCACCGCCCAGCTGCCTATCGGATATATCAGAAGTCTGGAAGGAGCTGATTCACTCGTCACCCTGGACCATTTACATCATGCCTATCAGGACGGCCTCCGGGCGGTAGGCCCTGCGCATTATGGCCCGGGCCGGTACGCTTTCGGTACGGACAGCTCTGCATCATTAACTGAAGCAGGTAAGGCGTTACTGTATGAGATGGATGGCCTTGGAATGATTTTAGACGTTACCCATTTATGTGATAAGGCTTTTTGGGATGCAATGGATATCTATCAGGGTCCCGTCTGGGCCAGTCATAATAATTGCAGGTCACTTGTGGATCATAACCGGCAATTTAGCGATGAGATGATCCAGGCTCTGATTGACAGAGGCGCCGTTATCGGAGGGGCACTTGACGCATGGATGATGGTGCCTGGCTGGCAAAGAGGTGTATCTGATCCTAACGAAATGAATTGCAGTCTCCACACCTTATTTCAGCATATGGATCACATTTGTCAGCTGGCTGGAAACGCGGATCATATCGGCATCGGTTCTGACTTGGATGGTGCTTTTGGCAAAGAACAATCGCCCTATGACCTGGAGGATATATCAGATCTGGGTAAACTGCCGGAGATATTTGCCGGAGCCGGGTACACCGCCGCTGATATTCAAAAAATTATGCATGGAAACTGGTTGCAGTTTTTACGCCATGCACTGCATTGA
- a CDS encoding RidA family protein, with product MSESAEERFAATGLVLPPAPEPLGVYKPSLIVGDFLYLSGHGTVQEDGSLIIGRVGADLDVEKGKLAARQVGLAMLATIKKTLGSLNRVKRVVKVLGMVNATPDFARHPYVINGCSELFREVWGQENGVGVRSAVGMGTLPDNIPVEIEAVFEIHPQ from the coding sequence ATGTCAGAAAGTGCAGAAGAGCGCTTTGCAGCGACAGGACTTGTCTTGCCACCTGCTCCTGAACCTTTAGGTGTTTATAAACCCAGTCTGATCGTTGGGGACTTTCTATACCTCTCCGGACATGGTACGGTTCAGGAAGATGGCTCGCTAATCATTGGTCGCGTAGGAGCAGATCTGGATGTAGAAAAAGGCAAACTTGCTGCCCGCCAGGTGGGGCTGGCCATGCTGGCAACGATTAAAAAAACGCTGGGCAGCCTAAATCGTGTGAAACGGGTGGTCAAAGTACTCGGAATGGTGAATGCCACACCCGATTTTGCCAGACACCCCTATGTGATCAATGGATGCAGTGAACTTTTCAGAGAAGTATGGGGACAGGAAAACGGTGTCGGCGTTCGCAGTGCGGTGGGTATGGGTACCTTACCCGATAATATTCCTGTGGAAATTGAGGCTGTTTTTGAAATCCATCCACAATAA
- a CDS encoding YdcF family protein codes for MQILEIGKPMAAANRCTRLIVAALCWVLVLVLATTPLKAQQAGPKDTAFLLTEHIYPFAAAVNAQPSVRTTLARYKPLRKIARARNKLLQKDLKTGQLEKAIRDMEPSPEDVRTIIQSLVRLNNDNPEMATFVEQLRTTQVYTWSAGDPDSAFLRKMVENLTSGMAYAAHVYLFGEKPTYGKIDAISIDLKTPEIRAVLSDSLRRWLKNESADLFYDMPLKTALTALQMNGRTEAIWYDPLTEGMNAAPVAAIKNTDFSNYIYSAILVPGLGPEKSGIRLTEGGKARCRMAAREFEKGEAPFLIVSGGHVHPNKTPYCEAVEMKKYMVDSLHMNESSILIEPYARHTTTNLRNATRLIQLTGMPLDKAVLIVTDESQSSYINKGMRKTSLRDLGYTPYEQLKILSATHTVFTLNSKSSLVNPLDPLDP; via the coding sequence ATGCAAATATTAGAGATAGGCAAACCGATGGCAGCGGCAAACAGATGCACAAGACTGATTGTTGCTGCCCTTTGCTGGGTGTTGGTGTTGGTGCTGGCGACCACTCCGCTCAAGGCCCAGCAGGCCGGGCCAAAAGACACAGCTTTCTTACTTACGGAACATATTTACCCATTTGCCGCTGCGGTAAATGCCCAACCTTCGGTGAGAACTACCCTGGCGAGGTATAAGCCACTCCGCAAAATTGCCCGCGCCCGTAATAAATTACTTCAAAAGGACCTGAAGACCGGTCAGCTGGAGAAAGCCATCCGTGATATGGAACCCAGCCCCGAAGACGTCAGAACAATCATTCAGAGCCTGGTACGTTTAAATAACGACAACCCGGAGATGGCTACTTTTGTAGAGCAGTTACGGACGACACAGGTTTATACCTGGAGCGCCGGGGACCCCGATTCTGCTTTTCTGCGTAAGATGGTTGAAAATCTAACATCGGGTATGGCATATGCCGCCCATGTATATCTATTCGGAGAGAAACCCACCTACGGCAAAATTGATGCAATCAGTATCGATTTAAAGACGCCCGAGATCCGGGCAGTATTATCGGATTCTTTAAGGCGTTGGCTAAAAAATGAATCAGCGGATCTGTTTTATGATATGCCTCTGAAAACAGCGCTGACCGCTTTACAAATGAACGGCAGAACTGAAGCGATCTGGTATGATCCCCTGACGGAAGGTATGAATGCAGCGCCTGTGGCTGCAATTAAAAATACAGATTTCTCTAACTATATTTACAGCGCGATCCTGGTACCGGGCCTCGGTCCGGAAAAGTCGGGTATCCGGCTGACCGAAGGCGGTAAGGCCAGGTGTAGAATGGCCGCCAGAGAATTTGAGAAGGGAGAAGCGCCGTTTTTGATTGTGTCCGGCGGCCATGTACATCCGAATAAAACACCGTATTGTGAGGCCGTAGAAATGAAAAAGTATATGGTGGATAGTCTCCATATGAATGAGAGCAGTATTCTTATCGAACCCTATGCCAGGCATACCACGACCAATCTGCGCAATGCAACCCGGCTGATTCAGTTGACCGGCATGCCCTTAGATAAGGCGGTGCTTATCGTAACAGATGAAAGCCAATCTTCCTATATCAACAAAGGTATGCGTAAAACATCTCTGAGAGACCTCGGATATACACCGTATGAACAACTGAAGATACTGTCTGCGACACACACTGTTTTTACGCTGAACTCAAAATCCTCACTGGTCAATCCACTGGATCCATTAGATCCATAG
- a CDS encoding sulfatase family protein, producing MKRTVVLLGWLFVCLLKVRAQNTSRPNILIIVSDDHAYQSIGAYGASYGATPHIDQLAREGATYTNAFVTNSLCGPSRACLLTSKYSNINGFKDNRSRFDPAQPTFASYLTGAGYQTAWIGKWHLKSLPKNFSYFKILPGQGQYYNPVFIDENDQKSRIEGYCTNVITDLSLDWLKNRDTSKPFCLVVGEKATHRTWMPDTADLGAFDHVKFPLPDDFYDSFPNRYAGKVNNMNIAHTMRLGYDLKMKPDTGFGKSGYTRFTPSQQKYFDQYYDSIYQDFKSRHLVGKALTEWKFQRYLRDYYATVLSLDRNVGRIVDYIDKNGLGKNTIVIYTSDQGMYLGEHGWFDKRFIYEQSMKTPLVIRYPELIRPGTRDSTMVMLLDMAPTFMQLAGLKVPGDMQGKSLIPVFKGEHKNFRNEVFYHYYEYPNEHNALPHFGLRTERYVLVRFYTPPRFTEAKKGKLRYPPKDYWELYDLQNDPEQLHNIYEANKRSALVRGLKTEMDKLIVQYKQEDAAAVLAGEAK from the coding sequence ATGAAAAGAACAGTTGTTTTGCTGGGTTGGCTATTCGTATGCCTGTTGAAAGTGCGGGCCCAAAATACATCCAGGCCCAATATTCTGATCATTGTCTCAGATGATCATGCCTATCAATCCATCGGAGCTTATGGAGCTTCATATGGAGCAACGCCTCATATCGACCAGCTAGCCCGGGAAGGCGCTACTTATACCAACGCTTTTGTGACCAATTCTCTATGCGGACCCAGCAGAGCTTGTCTGTTGACCAGTAAATATAGTAATATCAATGGCTTTAAAGATAACCGCTCTCGCTTTGATCCCGCACAACCGACCTTTGCCAGTTACCTGACAGGTGCCGGTTATCAGACGGCATGGATTGGTAAATGGCACCTAAAAAGCTTACCTAAGAACTTTTCTTATTTTAAGATTTTGCCAGGTCAGGGACAATATTATAATCCGGTTTTCATCGATGAAAACGATCAAAAATCACGGATAGAAGGTTATTGCACCAATGTAATCACAGATCTCAGCCTGGATTGGCTGAAAAACAGAGACACTTCTAAACCCTTTTGTCTGGTCGTAGGAGAGAAGGCGACACACCGGACCTGGATGCCGGATACCGCTGACCTGGGAGCGTTTGATCATGTGAAATTTCCGCTGCCGGATGATTTTTATGACAGCTTTCCAAACCGGTATGCCGGTAAGGTCAATAATATGAATATAGCCCATACCATGCGACTGGGCTATGATTTAAAAATGAAGCCAGATACCGGGTTCGGAAAATCGGGCTACACAAGATTTACACCCTCACAGCAAAAGTACTTTGATCAGTATTATGATTCCATCTATCAGGATTTTAAAAGCCGGCATTTAGTGGGTAAGGCTTTAACAGAATGGAAGTTCCAAAGGTATCTGCGGGATTACTATGCGACCGTACTCAGTCTGGATAGAAATGTTGGTCGCATTGTTGACTATATTGATAAAAACGGACTTGGAAAAAATACGATTGTGATTTACACTTCCGATCAGGGGATGTATTTGGGTGAACACGGCTGGTTCGATAAAAGGTTTATTTATGAGCAGTCTATGAAAACGCCGCTGGTGATCAGATATCCGGAACTGATCCGGCCGGGAACCCGTGACAGTACGATGGTCATGTTACTGGACATGGCACCCACTTTTATGCAGCTGGCAGGATTGAAAGTACCCGGTGACATGCAGGGAAAATCTTTGATTCCAGTATTTAAAGGGGAGCATAAGAATTTCAGAAATGAGGTATTCTATCATTATTATGAATATCCGAATGAGCATAACGCACTGCCTCATTTTGGTCTGAGGACAGAAAGATATGTGCTGGTCAGATTCTATACACCTCCCCGTTTCACCGAGGCGAAGAAAGGAAAGTTAAGGTATCCCCCCAAAGACTACTGGGAATTATATGACTTGCAAAACGACCCTGAACAGCTGCATAATATTTATGAAGCCAATAAAAGGTCGGCTCTGGTCAGAGGCTTGAAAACCGAAATGGATAAGCTGATCGTGCAGTACAAACAAGAGGATGCGGCGGCAGTTTTAGCGGGAGAGGCAAAATAA
- a CDS encoding SGNH/GDSL hydrolase family protein gives MHTHIIYRFKKRLVYDLCLLTTLALMGLQAIAQPVRESRLPGRQYINAHDLLLTGRGATVPTLGYNRIDSNLLGAIPHRVAELSKNTAGLQVDFITNSSSISFKWTLDKYSVLPNMTPIAKNGLDLYAFRNDSCQFVATAAATGDRSERTAISHLDGTMRHYRLYLPLYSSLTELYIGIDSGAVIQIPKIEKRPEIVIYGTSITQGASASRPGLAYPAILSRQLDATVYNMGFSGSGKMEPKMAEIIGHMPADLYILDCVPNMTADLIHKRAIPFVRILRKIKPAIPILFMESPIRETSFWDMNMKKRMAAQNKAIYEVFQSLKKEGLKNIYYQSAADLSGHDHEATIDGTHLTDVGFSRLTTIVEKKIREIVPVLFGKASD, from the coding sequence ATGCATACCCATATCATATATCGCTTCAAAAAAAGATTAGTCTACGACCTATGTCTGTTAACAACTCTGGCATTGATGGGCCTGCAGGCCATTGCCCAACCAGTTAGAGAATCACGCTTACCCGGTCGCCAATATATCAATGCCCATGACTTGTTACTTACAGGCCGGGGCGCTACTGTTCCTACACTAGGCTATAACAGGATCGACAGTAATTTACTCGGGGCCATTCCCCACCGCGTAGCGGAGTTATCCAAAAACACGGCCGGTTTACAGGTAGATTTTATCACCAACAGTTCGAGCATCTCTTTTAAATGGACGCTTGATAAATACAGTGTACTTCCGAATATGACACCTATTGCCAAAAATGGTTTAGATCTATACGCGTTTAGGAATGATTCATGTCAATTCGTGGCAACGGCAGCAGCAACGGGTGACAGATCGGAGAGAACCGCCATTAGCCATCTGGATGGCACAATGCGCCATTACCGCTTGTATTTGCCGCTTTATAGCAGCCTAACCGAACTCTATATTGGCATTGACAGTGGCGCTGTAATACAGATACCTAAAATAGAGAAGCGACCTGAGATTGTCATTTATGGCACCAGCATCACGCAGGGCGCATCGGCGTCCAGGCCGGGCCTTGCCTATCCTGCTATTCTATCCAGGCAGTTGGATGCTACTGTTTACAATATGGGCTTTAGCGGCAGTGGTAAAATGGAACCAAAGATGGCTGAGATCATCGGGCACATGCCTGCAGATCTATATATTCTGGACTGTGTCCCTAATATGACGGCAGATCTCATCCACAAAAGAGCGATTCCATTCGTACGCATTCTAAGAAAAATAAAGCCCGCCATCCCGATCTTATTTATGGAAAGTCCGATACGGGAAACTTCATTTTGGGATATGAATATGAAAAAGCGTATGGCCGCGCAAAATAAGGCCATCTACGAAGTGTTTCAGTCTCTTAAAAAAGAAGGATTGAAAAATATCTATTATCAAAGTGCGGCAGACCTATCCGGCCATGACCATGAAGCCACTATAGATGGCACTCATTTAACAGATGTAGGATTTAGCCGGTTAACAACCATTGTGGAAAAGAAGATAAGGGAGATAGTGCCTGTACTGTTTGGAAAAGCATCAGATTAA
- a CDS encoding D-TA family PLP-dependent enzyme: MATGMEEHPWYEIEDTRALESPALVIYYDRLLDNIRRLKKMVGDDSRIRPHVKTHKMPEVCRILQQHYITRFKCATIAEAEMLAQVNAADVLLAYPLIGPDLERWLQLIQRYPKTAFSCLVSNFHNAQTLSRRAKSAGMLLKVYIDVDAGMHRTGISLDKAEDLFNDIRQLSGIEIMGLHVYDGHLKVEDPAERQKESDRQFAPIELLLKKLNQISQSPLKLVIGGSPSFSTHIHRSGAELSPGTFVFWDMGYGTHFPDLPFKPAALVVTRVIDVLDNGTCTLDMGTKAIASEMPFPRAEFLNYPELEAVFQSEEHLNVRLPEGSLSALPKVGELLYAIPYHICPTVALYDHGWVVKDGKIADQWQIQARKRKINF; encoded by the coding sequence ATGGCAACAGGAATGGAGGAGCACCCTTGGTATGAGATAGAAGATACCCGTGCCCTGGAAAGTCCGGCACTGGTGATTTATTACGACCGTCTACTGGATAATATCAGACGTCTGAAAAAAATGGTGGGAGATGATAGCAGGATCAGACCACATGTCAAGACGCATAAAATGCCTGAAGTCTGCCGGATATTGCAACAACATTATATTACACGTTTTAAATGTGCCACTATTGCGGAAGCGGAGATGCTGGCACAGGTGAACGCGGCGGACGTATTATTGGCCTATCCTTTGATCGGTCCCGACCTGGAGCGCTGGTTACAGCTGATTCAGCGATATCCTAAAACTGCCTTCAGTTGCCTTGTGTCAAATTTTCATAACGCTCAAACGCTTAGCAGACGGGCAAAATCGGCTGGCATGCTATTAAAAGTCTATATAGATGTCGATGCGGGGATGCATAGAACCGGTATCAGCCTGGATAAAGCGGAAGACCTTTTTAATGATATCAGGCAACTATCCGGCATTGAGATAATGGGACTTCATGTTTATGATGGACACCTGAAAGTTGAGGACCCGGCAGAGCGGCAAAAAGAAAGCGACCGGCAATTTGCACCCATAGAACTATTACTTAAAAAACTAAACCAGATCAGCCAGTCTCCCTTAAAGCTGGTTATTGGAGGATCGCCTTCTTTTTCAACACATATACACAGAAGTGGCGCAGAGCTGAGTCCGGGGACCTTTGTTTTTTGGGACATGGGATATGGGACCCATTTTCCGGACCTGCCTTTTAAACCAGCTGCCCTGGTAGTGACGCGGGTAATTGATGTATTGGACAATGGCACCTGCACGCTCGATATGGGGACAAAAGCAATTGCTTCTGAAATGCCTTTCCCAAGAGCAGAATTCTTGAATTACCCAGAACTGGAAGCGGTCTTTCAAAGTGAGGAGCATCTAAATGTGAGGTTGCCAGAAGGGAGCCTTTCTGCCTTACCTAAGGTGGGAGAATTGCTGTATGCGATACCTTACCATATTTGCCCCACAGTGGCACTCTATGATCATGGCTGGGTGGTCAAAGATGGGAAAATTGCCGACCAATGGCAGATACAAGCCAGAAAAAGAAAGATCAATTTTTAA
- a CDS encoding DUF1990 family protein: MKIYIRDQQKKLKSHLDYLKNKDVMPYDKNHLNEKTSTINLVTSSHIENLDIRFLFNYKIFPVNIMSFKTQWQEEGREMRVGDTIVQQVYIPPIKKISQKLIFGVRISEIFNLPFKKGFSYETLAGHVERGVSSFTIETISQERLIFKIHTYSKPSTILTKLFGTTLSIPYQTFCTKTALKNVKKQVESNLQPD, from the coding sequence ATGAAAATATACATAAGAGACCAACAGAAAAAGCTAAAATCGCATCTTGATTATTTGAAAAACAAGGATGTAATGCCTTATGATAAAAATCATTTAAATGAAAAGACATCTACAATTAACCTGGTCACCTCGTCACATATTGAAAATTTAGATATAAGATTTCTGTTCAATTATAAAATATTTCCAGTTAACATTATGTCCTTCAAAACTCAATGGCAGGAAGAAGGTAGAGAAATGAGAGTTGGAGACACTATTGTGCAACAAGTATATATTCCTCCTATAAAAAAAATTTCGCAAAAATTAATATTCGGTGTACGAATAAGTGAGATATTCAATTTACCCTTTAAAAAAGGCTTTAGCTATGAAACGCTGGCTGGGCATGTTGAAAGAGGGGTATCATCATTTACAATAGAAACAATCAGTCAAGAAAGACTAATTTTCAAAATTCATACCTATTCAAAGCCTTCTACTATTTTAACCAAATTATTCGGCACAACATTATCTATTCCCTATCAAACGTTTTGTACCAAAACGGCCTTGAAGAATGTAAAAAAGCAGGTAGAAAGTAATCTACAGCCAGATTGA